A single region of the Cereibacter sphaeroides 2.4.1 genome encodes:
- a CDS encoding TrkH family potassium uptake protein yields MLDLRPVGFIIGLLVVALGAAMLLPASVDLLLGDGNGPAILQAAMLTMFTGGAVALACANAPTKQLGIRQAFVLTAAIWFALPAFGSLPLILGEPDLTFTDAMFEAVSGITTTGSTVIVGLDHLPAGTNLWRGMLNWLGGLGIAFIAMIFLPVMRVGGMQFFRTEGFDTLGKVLPRATDIARALLGVYTGLTALCIATYLLIGMEPLDAVVNGVATIATGGFSPSDASFGKYPGAGEYAGTVFMILGAMPYIRFVQLVSGAPQAFFGDSQIRAMLRWMVYGVGIVTLWRVLTSDQGLEPAFREASFNLVSVFTGTGFFSGSFANWGGFGMVVAFCVGMIGGCSSSSSGALSVFRVQVVLTAIRVQIERIGMPDRMASVRYEGRRVEDDVMNALILYVTGYILAIGTLSVALTLTGVDPTSALFGVWTSIGNIGYGYGPLVARTGTFIDFPELAKWVLILAMLMGRLALLALVVLVLPRFWRQ; encoded by the coding sequence ATGCTGGACCTGCGCCCCGTCGGATTCATCATCGGCCTGCTCGTGGTCGCCTTGGGCGCCGCCATGCTGCTTCCGGCATCGGTCGATCTGCTGCTTGGAGACGGCAACGGGCCGGCGATCCTTCAAGCCGCGATGCTGACCATGTTCACCGGCGGGGCGGTGGCGCTGGCCTGCGCCAATGCCCCCACGAAGCAGCTCGGCATCCGGCAGGCCTTCGTGCTGACCGCGGCGATCTGGTTCGCGCTGCCGGCCTTCGGCAGCCTGCCGTTGATTCTGGGCGAGCCCGACCTGACCTTCACCGACGCGATGTTCGAGGCGGTCTCCGGCATCACCACGACCGGCTCGACCGTGATCGTCGGGCTCGACCATCTGCCCGCGGGCACGAATCTCTGGCGGGGGATGCTGAACTGGCTCGGCGGTCTGGGGATCGCCTTCATCGCCATGATCTTCCTGCCGGTCATGCGGGTGGGGGGGATGCAGTTCTTCCGCACCGAGGGGTTCGACACGCTGGGCAAGGTGCTGCCGCGCGCCACCGACATCGCCCGCGCGCTGCTCGGCGTCTATACCGGGCTCACCGCGCTCTGCATCGCCACCTACCTGCTGATCGGGATGGAGCCGCTCGACGCGGTGGTGAACGGGGTGGCCACCATCGCCACCGGGGGCTTCTCGCCCTCGGACGCCTCGTTCGGGAAATATCCCGGCGCGGGCGAATATGCGGGCACCGTCTTCATGATCCTCGGGGCCATGCCCTACATCCGCTTCGTCCAGCTCGTGAGCGGTGCGCCGCAGGCCTTCTTCGGCGACAGCCAGATCCGCGCCATGCTGCGCTGGATGGTCTACGGGGTGGGCATCGTGACGCTCTGGCGGGTGCTGACCTCGGATCAGGGGCTCGAGCCCGCCTTCCGCGAGGCGTCCTTCAACCTCGTCTCGGTCTTCACGGGCACCGGCTTCTTCTCGGGCAGTTTCGCCAACTGGGGCGGCTTCGGGATGGTGGTCGCCTTCTGCGTCGGCATGATCGGCGGCTGCTCCTCCTCGAGCTCGGGCGCGCTCAGCGTCTTCCGGGTGCAGGTGGTGCTGACGGCGATCCGCGTGCAGATCGAGCGGATCGGCATGCCCGACCGCATGGCCTCGGTCCGCTACGAGGGCCGGCGCGTCGAGGACGACGTGATGAACGCGCTGATCCTCTATGTGACGGGCTATATTCTCGCCATCGGCACGCTGAGCGTGGCGCTGACCCTGACGGGCGTCGATCCGACCTCCGCCCTGTTCGGCGTCTGGACCTCGATCGGCAATATCGGCTACGGATACGGCCCGCTCGTCGCACGCACGGGCACCTTCATAGACTTCCCGGAGCTGGCGAAATGGGTGCTCATCCTGGCAATGCTGATGGGGCGGCTCGCCCTTCTGGCGCTCGTGGTGCTGGTGCTGCCGCGCTTCTGGCGGCAGTGA
- a CDS encoding TrkH family potassium uptake protein, whose translation MIDPRPVGYILGLLVATLGALMLVPMALDLAAGDRHWLSFAETATITTVAGSMLALACANGRGQGTGLSLQQSFLLTTGAWVLLPVFGALPFMMGRPDASFTDAVFEAMSGFTTTGTTVFVGLDALPLGTNLWRGMLQWLGGLGIVIVAMIFLPVMKVGGMQFFRSEGFDTLGKILPRALDISTALIQIYLVLTMACVMTFLALGIPLFEAVVHALTTVSTGGFSSSDRSFGLFQGPAEYACAFFMVLASLPFVRFVQLAQGTFLPLWRDPQVRAYLRWNGYAIGLIVAYEVVTRNAPVLPTLRETTFNVISTFSGTGFSSVDLGLWGTFPFVLLIVVGLIGGCTSSTGCSVKVFRYLILLEAIKVQIRRLQSPSAVIFVDYEGRRVGEDVINSVILFFTMFILSFGVLAVLLSLTGLQTKTAITAAWTAIANVGPAFGPEVSATGAVDRFPAVAKWLMIGGMLVGRLELLSVFVLLTPRFWRS comes from the coding sequence ATGATCGACCCTCGCCCCGTCGGATATATCCTCGGTCTGCTCGTGGCCACGCTGGGCGCGCTGATGCTGGTGCCGATGGCGCTCGATCTGGCCGCGGGCGACCGGCACTGGCTCTCCTTCGCCGAGACCGCGACCATCACCACCGTCGCGGGCTCGATGCTCGCGCTCGCCTGCGCGAACGGGCGCGGGCAGGGCACGGGGCTCTCGCTGCAGCAGAGCTTCCTGCTCACCACCGGGGCCTGGGTCCTGCTGCCGGTGTTCGGCGCGCTGCCCTTCATGATGGGGCGGCCGGACGCCAGCTTCACCGATGCGGTGTTCGAGGCCATGTCCGGCTTCACCACCACCGGCACCACCGTCTTCGTGGGGCTCGATGCGCTGCCGCTCGGCACGAACCTCTGGCGCGGGATGCTGCAATGGCTGGGCGGCCTCGGGATCGTCATCGTGGCCATGATCTTCCTGCCGGTGATGAAGGTGGGCGGGATGCAGTTCTTCCGCTCCGAGGGGTTCGACACGCTAGGCAAGATCCTGCCCCGCGCGCTCGACATCTCGACGGCGCTCATCCAGATCTACCTCGTGCTGACCATGGCCTGCGTGATGACCTTCCTCGCGCTCGGCATTCCGCTGTTCGAGGCCGTCGTCCATGCGCTGACCACCGTCTCGACCGGCGGCTTCTCCAGCTCGGACCGGTCGTTCGGCCTGTTCCAGGGGCCCGCCGAATATGCCTGCGCCTTCTTCATGGTGCTGGCCTCGCTGCCCTTCGTGCGCTTCGTCCAGCTGGCGCAGGGCACCTTCCTGCCGCTCTGGCGCGATCCGCAGGTGCGGGCCTACCTGCGCTGGAACGGCTATGCGATTGGGCTGATCGTGGCCTACGAGGTGGTCACGCGCAATGCGCCGGTCCTGCCCACGCTGCGCGAGACGACCTTCAACGTCATCTCGACCTTTTCGGGCACCGGCTTTTCCAGCGTCGATCTCGGGCTCTGGGGCACCTTTCCCTTCGTCCTGCTGATCGTGGTGGGGCTGATCGGGGGCTGCACCTCCTCGACCGGCTGCTCGGTCAAGGTGTTCCGCTACCTGATCCTGCTCGAGGCGATCAAGGTGCAGATCCGTCGCCTGCAAAGCCCGAGCGCGGTGATCTTCGTGGATTACGAGGGCCGCCGCGTGGGCGAGGATGTCATCAACTCGGTGATCCTCTTCTTCACCATGTTCATCCTGAGCTTCGGCGTGCTCGCGGTGCTCCTGTCGCTGACCGGGCTTCAGACCAAGACGGCCATCACCGCCGCCTGGACCGCCATCGCGAACGTGGGCCCGGCCTTCGGGCCCGAGGTGAGCGCGACCGGGGCCGTCGACCGCTTCCCGGCGGTGGCCAAATGGCTGATGATCGGGGGCATGCTGGTCGGACGGCTGGAGCTTCTGTCGGTCTTCGTCCTCCTCACGCCCCGGTTCTGGCGCAGCTGA
- a CDS encoding trypsin-like peptidase domain-containing protein yields the protein MMKQAIFLLWLGAALPAAAPVWAQEQSETRVWVQIEARPTEAEADERARAYAEVFPDVAGYRLSSGWYAIVLGPYGTDVARLRLQDLLEAGMIPRDSFIADGRAFREPFLAPGELPPAPDAEALAVPGPEMLPEDEPLDAPPALEAAPAPLPDETPAEARRSEALLIASERQELQAALQWFGFYGAAIDGAFGPGTRASMAAWQAAEGAEATGILTARQRAELLDRYGRAQAELGLETVTEDEAGIRITLPIALVAFDRYDPPFVHYAPKDGSGVQVMLISEPGDRGALYGLYDILQTLEVVPPEGTRSRTETGFTIEGRSADLASYTHVELAGGLLKGYMLVWHPGDDERMARVLTAMQSSFRPFGDRALDPGMVEMTEEQRRGMLAGLEVRKPRQSRSGIFVDPKGAVLTTAEAVAGCGRVTIDREHEAKVVATDTALGMALLRPVHPMAPRVTASFRSTEARLGSPVAVAGYPYGEALPAPTLTFGALDALTGLEGEADLRRLRLASRPGDAGGPVLDGSGAVLGMLVAPETGERRLPDEVSFALAPAALTARLSEAGIEPRRAEGSGALAPEDLVRLGDGMTALVSCWD from the coding sequence ATGATGAAACAGGCGATCTTCCTTCTGTGGCTGGGGGCGGCCCTGCCTGCGGCGGCTCCGGTCTGGGCACAGGAGCAGAGCGAGACGCGGGTCTGGGTGCAGATCGAGGCGCGGCCCACGGAGGCCGAGGCCGACGAGCGCGCCCGGGCCTATGCCGAGGTCTTCCCCGACGTGGCAGGCTACCGGCTGTCCTCGGGATGGTATGCGATCGTGCTCGGCCCCTACGGGACGGACGTGGCGCGGCTGCGGCTGCAGGATCTGCTGGAAGCGGGCATGATCCCCCGGGACAGTTTCATCGCCGACGGGCGCGCCTTCCGCGAGCCCTTCCTCGCCCCGGGCGAGCTGCCCCCGGCCCCCGACGCGGAAGCTCTGGCGGTGCCCGGCCCCGAGATGCTGCCCGAGGACGAGCCATTGGACGCGCCCCCGGCCCTTGAGGCCGCGCCCGCCCCCCTGCCGGACGAGACCCCCGCCGAGGCGCGGCGGTCCGAGGCGCTTCTCATCGCCTCCGAGCGGCAGGAGCTGCAGGCCGCCCTGCAATGGTTCGGCTTCTACGGCGCGGCCATCGACGGGGCCTTCGGCCCGGGCACCCGCGCCTCGATGGCGGCCTGGCAGGCGGCCGAGGGCGCCGAGGCCACCGGCATCCTGACCGCGCGCCAGCGGGCCGAGCTTCTCGACCGCTACGGGCGGGCGCAGGCGGAACTTGGGCTCGAGACGGTGACCGAAGACGAGGCCGGCATCCGCATCACCCTGCCCATCGCCCTCGTGGCCTTCGACCGCTACGACCCGCCCTTCGTCCATTACGCGCCGAAGGACGGATCGGGCGTGCAGGTCATGCTGATCTCGGAGCCGGGCGACCGGGGCGCGCTCTACGGCCTCTATGACATCCTCCAGACGCTGGAAGTGGTGCCGCCCGAAGGCACCCGCAGCCGGACGGAGACCGGCTTCACCATCGAGGGCCGCTCGGCCGATCTGGCGAGCTACACCCATGTCGAGCTCGCCGGCGGTCTCCTCAAGGGCTACATGCTGGTCTGGCATCCGGGCGACGACGAGCGGATGGCGCGCGTGCTGACGGCAATGCAGTCGAGCTTCCGCCCCTTCGGCGACCGGGCGCTCGATCCGGGCATGGTCGAGATGACCGAAGAGCAGCGGCGGGGAATGCTGGCCGGGCTCGAGGTGCGCAAGCCGCGCCAGTCGCGCTCGGGGATCTTCGTCGATCCGAAAGGCGCCGTCCTCACGACGGCCGAGGCGGTGGCGGGCTGCGGGCGCGTGACCATCGACCGCGAGCACGAGGCCAAGGTGGTGGCGACCGACACGGCCCTCGGCATGGCGCTCCTGCGGCCGGTTCATCCGATGGCGCCCCGCGTCACCGCGAGCTTCCGCAGCACCGAGGCGCGGCTCGGCTCGCCCGTGGCGGTGGCGGGCTATCCCTACGGGGAGGCGCTGCCTGCGCCCACGCTCACCTTCGGGGCGCTCGATGCGCTGACGGGGCTCGAGGGCGAGGCCGACCTGCGCCGTCTCCGCCTTGCGTCGCGGCCGGGCGACGCGGGCGGGCCGGTGCTCGACGGGTCGGGCGCGGTCTTGGGGATGCTGGTGGCGCCCGAGACGGGCGAGCGGCGGCTGCCCGACGAGGTCTCCTTCGCCCTCGCCCCGGCCGCGCTCACCGCGCGCCTTTCGGAGGCGGGCATCGAGCCGCGCCGCGCCGAGGGCAGCGGCGCCCTCGCCCCCGAGGATCTGGTCCGGCTGGGCGACGGCATGACCGCCCTCGTCTCCTGCTGGGACTGA
- a CDS encoding glycine--tRNA ligase subunit alpha translates to MTGKPVPPRSFQEIILRLMTYWGAKGCAVLQPYDMEVGAGTFHPATTLRSLGARPWAAAYVQPSRRPTDGRYGENPNRLQHYYQYQVLIKPSPPDLQKLYLGSLEAIGIDMDLHDIRFVEDDWESPTLGAWGLGWEVWCDGMEVSQFTYFQQVGGHDCRPVSGELTYGLERLAMYVLGIDHVMDMPFNDPCGPTPLTYGDVFRQTEQEYSRWNFDQADTDMLLQHFKDAEAECERILAAPETDKAGRRIVMAHPAYDQCIKASHLFNLLDARGVISVTERQAYIGRVRALAKKCADAFVTTEAGAAA, encoded by the coding sequence ATGACCGGCAAACCCGTTCCCCCCCGCAGCTTTCAGGAAATCATCCTGCGCCTGATGACCTACTGGGGCGCGAAAGGATGTGCCGTCCTGCAACCCTACGACATGGAAGTCGGCGCGGGAACCTTCCATCCGGCGACGACGCTCCGCTCGCTCGGCGCCCGTCCCTGGGCTGCGGCCTATGTTCAGCCCTCGCGCCGCCCGACCGACGGCCGCTACGGCGAGAACCCGAACCGCCTCCAGCATTATTACCAGTATCAAGTCCTCATCAAACCCTCGCCGCCGGATCTGCAGAAGCTCTATCTCGGCTCGCTCGAGGCGATCGGGATCGACATGGATCTCCACGACATCCGCTTCGTCGAGGACGACTGGGAGAGCCCGACGCTCGGCGCCTGGGGCCTCGGCTGGGAAGTCTGGTGCGACGGGATGGAAGTCAGCCAGTTCACCTACTTCCAGCAGGTGGGCGGGCACGACTGCAGGCCCGTCTCGGGCGAGCTCACCTACGGGCTCGAGCGGCTGGCCATGTATGTGCTGGGCATCGACCATGTCATGGACATGCCCTTCAACGATCCCTGTGGTCCCACGCCGCTCACCTATGGCGATGTCTTCCGCCAGACCGAGCAGGAATATTCGCGCTGGAACTTCGATCAGGCCGACACCGACATGCTTCTGCAGCATTTCAAGGATGCCGAGGCCGAATGCGAACGCATCCTTGCCGCGCCCGAGACCGACAAGGCCGGCCGTCGCATCGTCATGGCCCATCCCGCCTACGATCAGTGCATCAAGGCCAGCCACCTCTTCAACCTGCTCGACGCCCGCGGCGTGATCTCGGTGACCGAGCGGCAGGCCTATATCGGCCGCGTCCGCGCGCTCGCCAAGAAATGCGCCGACGCCTTCGTCACCACCGAGGCGGGGGCGGCTGCGTGA
- a CDS encoding DUF6446 family protein: protein MNGKLLVGGIVLSALAAGAVMWWAQLYAYYEEASFAPGEEIRLTPILGDAPEAIVANEVTGIDSGSSPLRFRACFTTPLSQAMLTETYRVYPDPTPLNAPPWFDCFDAERIDMALQKGEAIAFLSEHDIAPGVDRVVAVFPDGHAFAWHQLNAEEQ from the coding sequence GTGAATGGCAAGCTCCTCGTCGGTGGCATCGTGCTGAGCGCGCTCGCAGCCGGCGCCGTCATGTGGTGGGCCCAGCTCTATGCCTATTACGAGGAGGCCAGCTTCGCGCCGGGTGAGGAGATCCGCCTCACGCCGATCCTCGGCGACGCGCCGGAGGCGATCGTCGCGAACGAGGTGACGGGGATCGATTCCGGCTCGTCGCCGCTCCGGTTCCGGGCCTGCTTCACCACGCCCTTGAGCCAGGCCATGCTGACCGAGACCTACCGCGTCTATCCCGATCCCACGCCGCTCAACGCGCCGCCCTGGTTCGACTGTTTCGACGCCGAGCGGATCGACATGGCGCTGCAGAAGGGCGAGGCCATCGCCTTCCTGTCCGAACATGACATTGCCCCCGGGGTGGACCGCGTGGTCGCGGTCTTTCCCGACGGCCACGCCTTTGCGTGGCACCAGCTGAACGCCGAGGAACAGTAG
- the glyS gene encoding glycine--tRNA ligase subunit beta has product MQARAREDLKKLVTDGLVEAGLTYASAGAFSTPRRLVLSVEGLSAESPTLREERKGPKADAPAAAIEGFLRSTGLTRDQLETREDKKGAVLFAVVEKPGRPAPEIVAEVLERTIRTFPWPKSMRWGTGSLRWVRPLQSILCLLSDEAGAEVVPMTLDGLTAGNSTEGHRFMAPARFAVSGFEDYRAKLARAFVMLDASEREQAIWHEATTQAFAQGLEVVPDAALLSEVAGLVEWPVVLMGAIGEDFLGLPPEVLQTSMREHQKFFSVTNPATGRIEKFVTVANRETADHGETILKGNGKVLSARLSDARFFWENDLRTVKTAGLEGMAEGLKQVTFHNRLGSQAARIARIEALAREIAPLVGASPDLAAEAARVAKADLQSAMVGEFPELQGTMGSYYARAAGLPEAVAQACKAHYQPLGPSDAVPTDPVSVAVALADKIDTLAGFWRIGEKPTGSKDPFALRRAALGVIRLLLTNNSRAGLMGIMLPAMNRHLEPFDTSDFTPYERDLLAFFHDRLKVHLREQGIRHDVIDACLAMPGNDDLTLLVKRAEALSAFLKTDDGTNLLQGFKRANNILTQAEAKDGVEYSFGADPKFAETDAERALFAALETAEAAIGPALQAEDFAAAMSAMAALRAPIDAFFETVQVNADNAVLRRNRLNMLHSIRATCARVADLTRIEG; this is encoded by the coding sequence ATGCAGGCCCGCGCGCGCGAGGACCTGAAGAAGCTCGTGACCGACGGTCTCGTCGAGGCAGGCCTCACCTATGCCTCGGCGGGCGCCTTCTCGACCCCGCGCCGGCTCGTCCTGTCGGTCGAGGGCCTCTCGGCCGAAAGCCCCACGCTCCGCGAAGAGCGCAAGGGCCCCAAGGCCGACGCGCCCGCCGCCGCCATCGAGGGCTTCCTGCGCTCGACGGGCCTCACCCGCGACCAGCTCGAGACCCGCGAGGACAAGAAGGGCGCCGTCCTCTTCGCCGTGGTGGAAAAGCCCGGCCGGCCCGCGCCCGAGATCGTGGCCGAGGTGCTGGAGCGGACGATCCGCACCTTCCCCTGGCCCAAGTCGATGCGCTGGGGCACGGGCAGCTTGCGCTGGGTGCGGCCGCTCCAGTCGATCCTCTGCCTCCTCTCCGACGAGGCCGGCGCCGAGGTCGTGCCGATGACGCTCGACGGGTTGACAGCCGGCAACAGCACCGAGGGCCACCGCTTCATGGCGCCCGCGCGCTTCGCCGTCTCGGGCTTCGAGGATTACCGCGCGAAGCTCGCCCGCGCCTTCGTGATGCTCGACGCCTCCGAGCGCGAGCAGGCGATCTGGCACGAGGCAACGACCCAGGCCTTCGCGCAGGGGCTCGAGGTCGTGCCCGACGCGGCGCTCCTCTCCGAGGTCGCGGGCCTCGTCGAATGGCCCGTCGTGCTGATGGGCGCCATCGGCGAGGATTTCTTGGGCCTCCCGCCCGAGGTGCTGCAGACCTCGATGCGCGAGCATCAGAAGTTCTTCTCGGTCACGAACCCCGCCACCGGCCGGATCGAGAAATTCGTGACCGTGGCCAACCGCGAGACCGCGGACCACGGCGAGACGATCCTGAAGGGCAACGGCAAGGTGCTCTCGGCCCGGCTCTCGGACGCGCGCTTCTTCTGGGAGAACGACCTGCGCACCGTGAAGACGGCGGGCCTCGAAGGCATGGCCGAGGGGTTGAAACAGGTCACCTTCCACAACAGGCTGGGCAGCCAGGCCGCCCGCATCGCCCGCATCGAGGCGCTGGCGCGCGAGATCGCCCCCCTCGTCGGCGCCTCCCCCGACCTCGCTGCCGAGGCAGCCCGCGTGGCCAAGGCCGACCTGCAATCGGCGATGGTGGGCGAGTTCCCGGAACTGCAGGGCACGATGGGCAGCTACTACGCCCGCGCGGCGGGCCTGCCCGAAGCGGTGGCGCAGGCCTGCAAGGCCCATTACCAGCCGCTCGGCCCCTCCGACGCGGTGCCCACCGACCCCGTCTCGGTCGCTGTGGCGCTGGCCGACAAGATCGACACGCTGGCAGGCTTCTGGCGGATCGGCGAAAAGCCCACGGGCAGCAAGGACCCCTTTGCCCTGCGACGCGCGGCGCTGGGGGTGATCCGGCTGCTACTCACGAACAATTCTCGTGCGGGCCTCATGGGGATAATGCTCCCCGCGATGAACCGGCACTTGGAACCCTTCGATACATCCGACTTTACCCCGTACGAACGGGACCTCCTCGCCTTCTTCCACGACCGCCTGAAGGTCCACCTGCGCGAGCAGGGGATCCGGCACGACGTGATCGACGCCTGCCTCGCCATGCCGGGGAACGACGATCTCACGCTCCTGGTGAAGCGCGCGGAAGCCCTGTCGGCCTTCCTCAAGACCGACGACGGCACCAACCTCCTGCAGGGCTTCAAGCGGGCGAACAACATCCTGACCCAGGCCGAGGCGAAGGACGGGGTCGAATACAGTTTCGGCGCAGATCCGAAATTCGCCGAAACCGACGCCGAGCGCGCGCTCTTCGCAGCCCTCGAGACGGCCGAGGCGGCCATCGGCCCCGCCCTGCAGGCCGAGGATTTCGCCGCCGCCATGTCCGCCATGGCCGCCCTCCGCGCCCCCATCGACGCCTTCTTCGAGACGGTGCAGGTCAATGCCGACAATGCGGTCCTGCGGCGGAACCGGCTCAACATGCTCCATTCCATCCGCGCCACCTGCGCGCGCGTGGCGGATCTCACCCGGATCGAGGGCTGA
- a CDS encoding putative PEP-binding protein: MQKIEPISDFDRITPTAAISLKTHGFRAKCLQRLVRLDLPVPVTVALPATTVRAIAAGHPVDCPAILADFGPTPLVSVRPSPENPDWGGPATVLNIGMNAARHAALARIHGEEAADAIYLGFIQSYAIHVARLDPEMFETGGSSSEALRAALHAWAEEMDEPFPQDPAQQLSEVLRSMARAWEGTTARLLRQAKGAPAEARLGLVVQEMAQDLGQGISGSGVIQFVDPATGVPQVTGRFFNRSRAWHGKAETLYLTQDPRGPSLEERAPEIFAALCRHGSVCRARLREEMQIEFTIEDSHLSVLDAVKVQRSSRAGLRIAVALADDQVITRSEALLRVEPRALSELLHPQVDPRGRRDRFARGIAASPGAAVGRIVFSSQAAQASAARGEPCILVRRETSPEDIRGMNCAAGVLTERGGVTSHAAVIARGLGLPCVVGASEIRLDARERRLVAPDGRVFREGDLITVDGTAGEALAGEAAMLAPALDSCFRKLLSWADEMRDIGVRANADTPADALVARQFEAQGIGLCRTEHMFFTDDRLVVMREMIFADSATDRAAALARLLPMQRADFVQLFEIMQGHPVCIRLLDPPLHEFLPHSREGLLELAEALDRPLSEVTRRVEAMAEFNPMLGMRGVRLGVAIPEIYDMQAQAIFEATLEVAGRGDPVVPEIMIPLVSARREVELVKTRIDAVAAAVHTKYGREFAYRLGVMVETPRAALRAGEIAQHAAFLSFGTNDLTQMTYGLSRDDAGRFMNTYVQSGVFPEDPFHILDVDGVGELLLIGAERGRATRPDLVVSICGEHGGDPESIEFCRRAGFDYVSCSPYRVPLARLAAAHLAIRSREQPNAS; this comes from the coding sequence GTGCAGAAAATCGAGCCGATCAGCGACTTCGACCGTATCACGCCGACCGCGGCGATCAGCCTGAAGACGCATGGCTTCCGGGCCAAGTGCCTGCAGCGCCTCGTCCGGCTCGACCTGCCGGTGCCGGTCACCGTGGCGCTGCCCGCCACCACCGTCCGCGCCATCGCGGCCGGCCACCCGGTCGATTGCCCGGCCATTCTCGCCGATTTCGGCCCCACTCCCCTCGTCTCGGTGCGGCCCAGCCCCGAGAATCCCGACTGGGGCGGACCCGCCACCGTCCTCAACATCGGCATGAACGCGGCCCGCCACGCGGCGCTCGCGCGCATCCATGGCGAGGAGGCGGCCGACGCGATCTATCTCGGCTTCATCCAGAGCTATGCGATCCATGTGGCCCGCCTCGATCCCGAGATGTTCGAGACCGGCGGCTCCTCCTCCGAGGCGCTCCGCGCGGCGCTCCATGCCTGGGCCGAGGAGATGGACGAGCCCTTCCCGCAGGATCCCGCACAGCAGCTCTCCGAAGTGCTGCGCTCGATGGCGCGGGCCTGGGAGGGAACGACCGCCCGGCTCCTCCGGCAGGCGAAGGGCGCCCCCGCCGAGGCGCGGCTCGGCCTCGTCGTGCAGGAGATGGCGCAGGATCTGGGGCAGGGGATCTCGGGCTCGGGCGTGATCCAGTTCGTCGATCCCGCCACCGGCGTCCCGCAGGTGACGGGGCGCTTCTTCAACCGCTCGCGCGCCTGGCACGGCAAGGCCGAGACGCTCTATCTCACGCAGGATCCGCGCGGTCCCTCGCTCGAGGAGCGCGCGCCCGAGATCTTCGCGGCCCTCTGCCGCCACGGCTCGGTCTGCCGCGCCCGCCTGCGCGAGGAGATGCAGATCGAATTCACCATCGAGGACAGCCACCTGTCGGTGCTCGACGCGGTGAAGGTGCAGCGCTCCTCGCGGGCGGGGCTCCGCATCGCGGTGGCGCTGGCCGACGATCAGGTCATCACCCGCTCCGAGGCGCTCCTCCGGGTCGAGCCGCGCGCGCTCTCCGAGCTTCTGCATCCGCAGGTCGATCCGCGCGGGCGGCGCGACCGCTTCGCCCGCGGCATTGCGGCCAGCCCCGGGGCGGCGGTGGGCCGGATCGTCTTCTCCTCGCAGGCGGCGCAGGCCTCGGCCGCGCGCGGCGAGCCCTGCATCCTCGTCCGGCGCGAGACCTCGCCCGAGGATATCCGCGGCATGAACTGCGCGGCGGGCGTGCTGACCGAGCGCGGCGGCGTCACGAGCCATGCCGCCGTGATCGCGCGGGGCCTCGGCCTGCCGTGCGTCGTGGGCGCCTCCGAGATCCGGCTCGATGCGCGCGAGCGCCGTCTCGTGGCGCCCGACGGGCGCGTCTTCCGCGAGGGCGACCTCATCACCGTGGACGGCACGGCGGGCGAGGCGCTCGCGGGCGAGGCGGCCATGCTCGCGCCCGCGCTCGACAGCTGCTTCCGCAAGCTCCTCTCCTGGGCCGACGAGATGCGCGACATCGGCGTGCGCGCCAATGCCGACACGCCCGCCGATGCGCTCGTCGCGCGGCAGTTCGAGGCGCAGGGCATCGGCCTCTGCCGGACCGAGCACATGTTCTTCACCGACGACCGGCTCGTGGTGATGCGCGAGATGATCTTTGCCGACAGCGCGACCGACCGGGCGGCGGCTCTGGCGCGGCTGCTGCCGATGCAGCGCGCCGATTTCGTGCAGCTCTTCGAGATCATGCAGGGTCATCCGGTCTGCATCAGGCTGCTCGATCCGCCGCTGCACGAGTTCCTACCCCATTCGCGCGAGGGGCTGCTGGAGCTGGCCGAGGCGCTCGACCGGCCCCTGTCCGAGGTCACGCGGCGCGTCGAGGCGATGGCCGAGTTCAATCCCATGCTGGGGATGCGGGGCGTGCGGCTGGGTGTGGCCATCCCCGAGATCTACGACATGCAGGCGCAGGCGATCTTCGAGGCGACGCTGGAGGTGGCGGGCCGCGGCGATCCGGTGGTGCCCGAGATCATGATCCCGCTCGTCTCGGCGCGGCGCGAGGTCGAGCTGGTCAAGACCCGGATCGATGCGGTGGCTGCGGCGGTCCATACCAAATACGGCCGCGAGTTCGCCTACCGGCTGGGGGTGATGGTCGAGACGCCGCGGGCGGCGCTGCGGGCGGGCGAGATCGCGCAGCACGCGGCCTTCCTCTCCTTCGGCACCAACGACCTGACGCAGATGACCTACGGCCTCTCGCGCGACGACGCGGGGCGTTTCATGAACACCTACGTCCAGAGCGGGGTCTTCCCCGAGGATCCGTTCCACATTCTCGACGTGGACGGGGTGGGGGAACTGCTGCTGATCGGGGCGGAACGGGGGCGGGCCACGCGGCCCGATCTGGTGGTCTCGATCTGCGGCGAACATGGCGGCGACCCCGAATCAATCGAGTTCTGCCGCCGCGCCGGCTTCGACTATGTGTCCTGTTCGCCCTATCGCGTTCCGCTGGCTCGGCTGGCGGCCGCTCATCTGGCGATCCGCAGCCGGGAGCAGCCGAATGCCTCTTGA